One window of Novipirellula aureliae genomic DNA carries:
- the secA gene encoding preprotein translocase subunit SecA — MSIFEQLFDVLGVIFGGFAKGANRVVTGIFGSANARTVARLQQRASRITELEPKYEAMSDEELRAQTEIFRQRLRDGETLDDILDQAFAVCREGGKRFLGMRHYDVQLIGGMVLHNGDIAEMVTGEGKTLVATLPAYLNALEGKGVHVVTVNDYLARRDMEWMAPLYMNLGLTVNAIQSGMATADKQAAYLCDITYGTNNEFGFDYLRDNMRPAAKGDDRYPKEAQQCQGPLNFAIIDEVDNILIDEARTPLIISGPADLDLGRYAEADRVARQLQNETHFKVDEKQHNVSLNDEGVREAERLAGVESFYTAGNMEWPHLIDNALKAHYLYKLDVNYVIKDRQIIIVDEFTGRLMEGRQWSDGLHQAVEAKEGVPIKQETQTFATASLQNIFKMYKKLSGMTGTAMTEATEFMKIYGLDVVAIPTNREMERIEHPDLIYLTEKDKYKALAEEVERSNKWDVITLKNGDEIWGKIQSENDEEVTFLRKDEKKAEKISDAKIVRIERAGRPVLIGTVSIEKSERLSALLERRGIKHDVLNAKNHGREAEIVAQAGRVNSVTIATNMAGRGTDIVLGGNPETMAWAQLQHKYPTRLEVPDDEWNALVQEIDDREKMSEEGDIVRKLGGLYVLGTERHESRRIDLQLRGRCGRQGDPGSSRFYLSLEDDLMRIFAGDFVKSMMERLGMQEGEAIESAMVTRRISAAQKKVEERNYEIRKSLLDYDEVMDEQRKRVYRYRQNLLDGHSSRNMVLQLIRGQIDKHVSLFLDPKYGVESFAAFAGNQLNCKLEARDFVNMDFDMAKSYSVDQAERAAEVMVEEIVEENLPQSMEDEWNWKALVNWANTQLGTNYQEHQLKALERDELVSELILKAHERIAKVDLSEGEPLLDADFSLRTLCGWMRHKFGIETTPDEFRDAEDLRKVSDSLMQRAEQAYNQKEAEYPVIAGISRFTEKQGAQVSLDREGLVAWVRSRFEVDLSPEDVRLNRDDLKAQLVEFSRKAGDAAETKHKLAETKIEEVFGDADKNTTAIVASGNNGNLDALAVWLQKELNHHADKNDLARKDREAIRLVVDGAVDDRFYPEMRRMERQILLSIVDEGWKNHLLTMDHLRSSVGLKGYAQMDPKVEYKREGMRLFDTMWESIGERVTDLIFRMESFNEDFIRSTWVEAKTHQDDPRSASNAGTMRDANTPAQQAAEQSNQEETSRPDPIRHAEPRIGRNDPCPCGSGKKYKSCCLRKRDQVI, encoded by the coding sequence ATGTCAATCTTCGAACAACTGTTTGACGTTCTTGGCGTCATCTTCGGCGGCTTTGCCAAAGGTGCCAATCGCGTCGTGACCGGCATCTTCGGCTCCGCGAACGCTCGAACCGTCGCCCGCCTACAACAACGTGCCTCGCGTATCACCGAGCTCGAGCCGAAATATGAGGCGATGAGCGACGAGGAATTACGCGCTCAGACCGAGATTTTTCGCCAACGACTGCGGGATGGTGAAACCTTGGACGATATCCTCGACCAAGCCTTCGCGGTATGCCGTGAAGGTGGAAAACGGTTCCTGGGGATGAGGCATTATGACGTCCAACTAATCGGTGGAATGGTTTTGCATAATGGTGATATTGCCGAAATGGTCACCGGTGAAGGGAAAACGTTGGTCGCCACGCTACCGGCCTACCTAAATGCGCTTGAGGGCAAAGGCGTGCATGTCGTGACGGTCAACGATTACTTGGCACGTCGTGACATGGAATGGATGGCGCCGCTCTACATGAATTTGGGTCTGACCGTCAATGCTATCCAATCGGGTATGGCCACGGCCGATAAGCAAGCGGCTTACCTGTGCGACATTACTTATGGAACCAACAACGAATTTGGTTTCGATTACTTACGTGACAACATGCGTCCAGCGGCGAAGGGCGACGATCGATATCCGAAAGAAGCTCAGCAGTGCCAAGGGCCGCTCAATTTTGCGATCATTGACGAAGTCGACAACATTCTCATTGACGAAGCACGGACTCCGTTGATCATTAGTGGGCCTGCCGATTTGGATCTCGGGCGTTACGCCGAAGCGGATCGTGTTGCGCGGCAATTGCAAAACGAGACACACTTCAAAGTCGACGAAAAACAGCACAACGTTTCGCTGAACGATGAAGGGGTTCGCGAAGCCGAACGATTGGCGGGGGTCGAAAGTTTTTATACCGCTGGGAATATGGAATGGCCCCACTTGATCGACAATGCATTGAAGGCGCATTACTTGTACAAGCTTGACGTGAACTACGTCATCAAAGATCGCCAAATCATCATTGTCGACGAGTTCACCGGTCGCTTGATGGAAGGTCGCCAATGGAGTGATGGACTGCATCAAGCTGTCGAAGCAAAAGAGGGCGTGCCGATCAAACAAGAGACGCAAACGTTTGCCACCGCGTCGCTGCAGAATATCTTCAAGATGTACAAGAAGTTGTCGGGGATGACTGGTACGGCGATGACCGAAGCGACCGAATTCATGAAGATTTATGGGCTCGACGTCGTTGCGATTCCAACCAACCGTGAAATGGAACGGATCGAACATCCTGACTTGATCTACTTGACCGAAAAGGACAAGTACAAGGCATTGGCTGAAGAGGTCGAACGAAGCAACAAATGGGACGTCATCACCTTGAAGAACGGTGACGAGATTTGGGGCAAAATCCAAAGCGAAAATGATGAAGAGGTCACCTTCCTGCGGAAAGACGAAAAGAAAGCCGAAAAGATCTCCGATGCGAAGATCGTCCGTATCGAACGCGCCGGTCGACCGGTTCTGATCGGGACGGTTAGTATTGAAAAGAGCGAACGCTTGTCGGCCTTGCTCGAACGACGCGGCATCAAACACGACGTCTTGAACGCGAAGAATCACGGGCGTGAAGCAGAGATTGTCGCTCAAGCAGGCCGGGTCAACTCGGTCACAATCGCGACCAATATGGCGGGCCGTGGTACGGATATCGTCCTCGGGGGGAATCCCGAAACGATGGCTTGGGCTCAGCTCCAACACAAGTACCCAACGCGTTTGGAAGTGCCCGATGACGAATGGAATGCTCTCGTCCAAGAGATTGACGATCGTGAAAAGATGAGCGAAGAGGGCGACATCGTCCGAAAGCTTGGCGGTTTGTATGTGCTGGGGACCGAACGCCACGAATCTCGACGTATTGACTTGCAACTTCGCGGTCGCTGTGGACGTCAGGGCGACCCTGGTTCAAGCCGGTTCTATCTGTCTCTCGAAGACGACTTGATGCGGATTTTCGCTGGTGATTTCGTCAAGAGCATGATGGAACGATTGGGAATGCAAGAAGGCGAAGCGATCGAGTCCGCCATGGTGACCCGTCGTATCTCGGCAGCCCAAAAGAAAGTCGAAGAACGTAACTACGAAATCCGTAAAAGCTTGCTCGACTATGACGAAGTCATGGACGAACAGCGTAAACGGGTTTACCGCTACCGCCAAAACTTGCTCGATGGCCATTCCTCTCGCAACATGGTCTTGCAACTGATCCGTGGCCAAATCGATAAACACGTCAGTCTGTTCTTGGATCCCAAGTATGGTGTCGAATCGTTCGCTGCGTTTGCCGGTAACCAACTGAATTGCAAATTGGAAGCTCGCGATTTCGTGAATATGGATTTCGATATGGCCAAGTCCTATTCGGTCGATCAGGCCGAGCGGGCAGCGGAGGTGATGGTCGAAGAAATCGTCGAAGAGAATCTGCCGCAGTCGATGGAGGATGAATGGAATTGGAAAGCGTTGGTCAATTGGGCGAACACTCAATTGGGAACCAATTACCAAGAGCATCAACTCAAGGCATTGGAACGGGACGAATTGGTCAGCGAGTTGATCCTCAAAGCTCACGAACGAATCGCAAAGGTCGACTTGAGCGAAGGGGAACCGCTTCTCGATGCCGATTTTTCTCTCCGTACCCTGTGCGGCTGGATGCGGCACAAGTTTGGAATTGAAACGACGCCGGATGAGTTCCGCGATGCCGAAGATCTACGCAAGGTGTCCGATTCGTTGATGCAGCGAGCCGAACAGGCTTACAACCAGAAGGAAGCGGAATATCCGGTGATTGCCGGCATTTCACGCTTCACGGAAAAACAAGGGGCTCAAGTTTCGCTCGATCGCGAAGGCTTGGTTGCTTGGGTGAGAAGTCGATTCGAGGTCGATCTTAGCCCTGAAGATGTCCGACTCAATCGTGACGACCTGAAAGCCCAACTTGTTGAATTTAGCCGCAAAGCAGGGGATGCAGCCGAAACCAAACACAAATTGGCGGAGACGAAGATCGAAGAAGTCTTCGGTGACGCCGATAAAAACACGACGGCGATCGTTGCAAGTGGAAATAATGGCAACTTGGATGCGTTGGCTGTATGGCTTCAAAAAGAACTCAATCATCATGCCGACAAAAACGATTTGGCTCGAAAGGATCGCGAAGCGATTCGCCTAGTCGTCGATGGTGCTGTCGATGACCGCTTCTATCCCGAAATGCGACGAATGGAACGGCAAATTTTGCTCAGCATTGTCGATGAAGGCTGGAAGAACCATTTGCTGACAATGGACCACTTGCGGAGCAGCGTCGGCTTGAAGGGCTACGCCCAAATGGACCCCAAAGTGGAATACAAACGCGAAGGGATGCGGTTGTTCGATACGATGTGGGAATCGATCGGCGAACGTGTCACCGATCTGATTTTCCGTATGGAATCCTTTAACGAAGATTTCATCCGTAGCACTTGGGTCGAAGCAAAGACGCACCAAGATGATCCAAGATCGGCCAGCAATGCGGGAACGATGCGAGATGCCAATACACCCGCCCAGCAAGCGGCTGAACAGAGCAATCAAGAAGAAACGTCGCGGCCCGACCCGATTCGGCACGCCGAACCTCGAATCGGTCGCAATGACCCATGTCCATGCGGAAGCGGTAAAAAGTACAAATCGTGTTGTTTGAGAAAACGCGATCAAGTTATTTGA
- a CDS encoding alkaline phosphatase D family protein, whose translation MLFADASLFAQQQSQRPARADLSIPDVERSEVICFALYTVHDKTLKLTAQLYPLEKGDPKTARLEILKGVQWLEVAKADVIEAGWTAPFRVENWDDTRAYRYRVRHGADAKYEGVIRKNPVDKAEMIVAGFTGNSIQPAHGGDISRQDLLENVKKIDADVLFFSGDQVYDHHRHYAAWLKFGRDFGDIIKDRPTICLPDDHDVGQPNLWGESGKISTLGGAADGGYSQPGVYVQEVERAQTSHLPDPVDPQRIGQGIGVYFTNLNWGNVDFAILEDRKFKTGPAGRVPKQGPRPDHIRNPDYDPASVDVEGAILLGQRQLDFIDDWAQDWKNAKMKVALSQTIFCGGAHIHGTANGRLHADMDSNGWPQSGRNRALRSLRKAFAFHYAGDQHLATIFHHGIDEHRDAIWSFCVPSIANLYLRWWKPLEPGTNREPGSFEYTGDQVDGFDNKVTNYAAANPEETPAGNLLNTRAAGFGIVRLNTKTRQITMECWPRNVDITDPAARQYPGWPRTISQFDNYNPPSWGKLDALTFDVDSPVVQLIDSENAEILYTVRVNGRRFVPHAPRGRTFVIKAGKDAPETIVKEKARVGDDG comes from the coding sequence ATGCTCTTTGCCGACGCTTCGCTTTTCGCTCAGCAACAGAGCCAACGGCCCGCTCGAGCCGACCTATCGATCCCCGATGTCGAGCGGAGTGAGGTGATTTGTTTTGCGTTGTACACGGTCCACGACAAGACCCTTAAACTGACTGCCCAACTTTATCCTCTTGAAAAAGGCGACCCCAAGACGGCTCGTTTGGAAATCCTCAAAGGTGTCCAGTGGTTGGAAGTTGCCAAGGCGGACGTAATCGAAGCAGGATGGACCGCACCCTTTCGCGTCGAAAACTGGGATGACACCCGCGCGTACCGCTATCGTGTGCGGCATGGTGCGGATGCGAAGTATGAAGGCGTTATCCGCAAAAACCCTGTGGACAAAGCTGAGATGATTGTCGCTGGATTTACCGGCAACTCGATTCAACCGGCTCACGGTGGCGATATTTCTCGTCAGGATCTCCTTGAAAACGTGAAGAAGATCGATGCCGACGTACTGTTCTTTTCCGGCGATCAAGTCTACGACCACCATCGCCATTATGCGGCATGGCTAAAATTCGGGCGAGACTTCGGAGATATCATCAAAGACCGTCCGACGATCTGTTTGCCCGATGACCACGATGTCGGACAACCCAACCTGTGGGGCGAAAGCGGAAAGATCTCGACGCTCGGCGGTGCCGCCGACGGAGGTTATTCTCAACCTGGCGTTTATGTCCAGGAAGTGGAACGAGCGCAAACGAGCCATCTGCCCGACCCGGTCGACCCGCAAAGGATTGGCCAAGGCATTGGCGTCTATTTCACCAATTTGAATTGGGGGAATGTCGACTTCGCGATTCTAGAAGACCGCAAGTTCAAGACCGGTCCAGCGGGGCGAGTTCCCAAACAAGGGCCGCGACCTGATCATATTCGCAATCCCGATTATGATCCCGCCAGTGTCGATGTGGAGGGTGCCATTTTGCTGGGCCAACGACAACTCGATTTCATTGATGACTGGGCCCAAGATTGGAAAAATGCAAAGATGAAAGTTGCATTGTCGCAAACGATCTTTTGTGGAGGTGCTCACATTCACGGCACCGCGAACGGTCGGCTGCATGCCGATATGGACTCCAACGGTTGGCCACAAAGCGGACGCAATCGTGCACTCCGATCGTTACGCAAAGCGTTCGCGTTCCACTATGCGGGTGATCAACACCTAGCCACGATCTTTCATCACGGCATTGACGAACACCGCGACGCGATCTGGTCGTTCTGTGTTCCCTCCATCGCCAACCTTTATTTGCGTTGGTGGAAACCGCTTGAACCGGGAACGAATCGTGAACCGGGCAGCTTCGAATACACGGGGGATCAAGTCGATGGATTCGACAACAAAGTCACCAACTACGCAGCCGCGAACCCTGAGGAAACACCGGCGGGCAACTTGTTGAACACGCGCGCGGCGGGTTTTGGCATTGTGCGTCTCAATACGAAAACACGCCAGATCACGATGGAATGTTGGCCACGAAACGTCGACATCACCGATCCCGCCGCCAGGCAATACCCGGGATGGCCCCGCACGATCTCGCAATTCGACAACTACAATCCACCATCGTGGGGAAAGCTTGACGCGTTGACGTTTGACGTCGATTCACCCGTTGTCCAACTAATCGATTCGGAGAACGCCGAAATTCTATATACGGTTCGTGTGAACGGGCGTCGTTTTGTGCCTCATGCGCCGCGCGGTCGAACGTTCGTCATCAAAGCGGGCAAAGACGCTCCGGAAACGATCGTGAAAGAAAAAGCTCGCGTGGGCGACGATGGGTAG